From Anaerolineales bacterium, one genomic window encodes:
- a CDS encoding NADH-quinone oxidoreductase subunit N gives MALGEFAPIVPVGLLAAWACCLLIVDLFVPPNRRGITAGLAAMAIVTALVAVVALAGRQVGSPDSMVVGDGSGAFFQAILLVGALFSVALAFDYIRRTGIERGEYYILLLFSLSGMLLLAIASDLVIVFLGLELLSIPLYVLAGFALPKADSEESALKYFLLGAFSSSFLVFGIALAYGSTGTTNLYGIAHQASSGQADMPLLLVASLMVLVSLAFKVAVVPFHMWTPDVYQGAPTSVVAFMTVGSKVAGFAVLLRVLTGAFPALSPYWSQVAVGIAAVTMVWGNVAAVGQASIKRMLAYSSIAHAGYVFMAIPAAAIPTLQSQAYSAALFYLLAYSLTSLGAWGVVLAVEHAQGGGTGIEDYAGLGARRPLLAAAMTVFMLSLTGVPPTVGFVAKFVLFQTVLDARLTGLALIGVLTTLVAAYYYLRVVVNMYMRSGLPDVRSERWLNLTIGAMAVAVVLLGLLPQPILRAAYQVGIASFLP, from the coding sequence ATGGCGCTGGGCGAATTCGCCCCGATCGTCCCGGTCGGGCTGCTAGCGGCCTGGGCATGCTGCCTGCTGATCGTGGACCTGTTCGTGCCGCCCAACCGCCGCGGGATCACGGCCGGTCTGGCGGCGATGGCCATCGTCACTGCCCTGGTGGCGGTGGTGGCACTGGCTGGGCGTCAGGTGGGCAGCCCGGACTCCATGGTGGTCGGGGATGGATCAGGCGCCTTCTTCCAGGCGATCTTGCTGGTTGGCGCATTGTTCAGTGTCGCCCTGGCGTTCGACTACATCCGTCGCACCGGCATCGAGCGCGGCGAGTACTACATCCTGCTGCTGTTCTCTCTGTCTGGAATGCTGCTGCTGGCCATCGCTTCCGATCTGGTGATTGTCTTCCTCGGTCTGGAATTGCTGTCCATCCCGTTGTACGTCCTGGCCGGATTCGCCCTGCCGAAGGCCGATTCCGAGGAATCCGCCCTCAAGTACTTCCTGCTGGGTGCGTTTTCCTCGAGCTTCCTTGTCTTTGGCATCGCCCTGGCTTACGGTTCCACCGGCACGACCAACCTTTATGGCATTGCCCATCAGGCGTCATCGGGGCAGGCCGATATGCCCTTGCTGCTCGTCGCCTCGTTGATGGTACTGGTCAGCCTGGCCTTCAAGGTCGCCGTGGTGCCCTTCCACATGTGGACACCGGACGTCTACCAGGGCGCCCCGACGTCGGTCGTGGCGTTCATGACCGTCGGCTCGAAAGTGGCCGGGTTCGCCGTGCTGCTGAGGGTGCTGACGGGCGCCTTCCCTGCCTTGTCGCCCTACTGGAGCCAGGTGGCTGTGGGGATCGCGGCCGTGACTATGGTCTGGGGCAATGTTGCGGCCGTCGGCCAGGCCAGCATCAAGCGTATGCTGGCCTACTCGAGCATCGCCCATGCAGGCTATGTCTTCATGGCCATCCCCGCCGCGGCCATCCCAACGCTCCAGTCACAGGCCTACAGCGCCGCCCTGTTCTACCTGTTGGCGTACAGCCTGACCAGCCTCGGGGCGTGGGGTGTGGTCCTGGCGGTCGAGCACGCCCAGGGCGGGGGGACCGGGATTGAGGACTATGCCGGGCTGGGGGCCCGCCGTCCGCTGCTGGCAGCCGCCATGACGGTCTTCATGCTGTCGCTCACCGGCGTCCCGCCGACGGTTGGCTTTGTGGCCAAGTTCGTGTTGTTCCAGACCGTGCTCGACGCCCGCCTGACCGGGCTGGCGCTGATCGGTGTCCTGACGACGCTGGTGGCAGCCTACTACTACTTGCGGGTTGTTGTGAATATGTACATGCGCTCGGGGCTGCCCGATGTCCGCTCTGAGCGCTGGCTGAATCTCACCATCGGGGCGATGGCGGTCGCGGTGGTGCTCCTGGGTCTGCTGCCCCAGCCGATCCTGCGGGCGGCTTACCAGGTTGGGATAGCGTCGTTCCTCCCATGA